The following DNA comes from Deltaproteobacteria bacterium.
GTGCAATCAACGGAATCAATATCGAAACTTAAAGCGAATGCTTTCTTATTTTCGGCAAATTTTTGAAGGGTTTTTTTAAAATTTCCCGGCCAAGGAACAAGCAGAGCTCTTTTCTTTTTCAAAAAATCACGATGCTTTTTGGAATTACAATCGGTGCAAAACCCAAATTCACACAAATTTTTCCCAGAAAACTTCGTGGTCGAAAGAATCTGCCAAAAAGCCGAGCCACTTGAATATTTTCCATTTCTTTCCGGAGGGCGGCAATCCAAATGAGGATCAATATTGATAATACCGCCCTTTGGAAACTGCCGCGCAAAACCGGAGAGACTTCCAAAGCTTAGATCATGCCCACCTCCTAAGATAATCGGAAAAATATCTTGTTTTAAGAGTTTGAAAACAACGTCACTTAATTTCTGATAGGTTTCTTTTTGTGTTTTGGCGATTTTTAAATTTCCCAAATCATAGAGTCTGATTTTTTCCAACTCCCCTTTAGCGCCTAAAGTCATTTTATATAACTCTTTGCGGATGGCATCGGGTCCTTTTTTTGCGCCCGGTCTTCCCTTGCCAATCGCAACACCTCGGTCATCCGGAACACCAATGATAGCAAAACTTTTTGAGGGAATTCTCCCCTTTTCCCAAAAACAAACACGCTGAAATAATTTTGAGTCACCGGGACGGATGGAAGGTGGTTTCATAGAAGTTATCTAACAAATAAATGTCATCCTGAACGAAGTGAAGGATCTACTTGATAAACAATTGGATTCTTCGCTTCGCTCAGAATGACAATCTTCATAAACAATTTATGAGATATGGTCTAACATTTTTTTCCTTTGATGAAAATATGACGGCTGCTCTTTCTGCCATAGCGATAGATGGGATAGTTTTCGTCGGGGGCGCCCCAAAGAATTAGATCGGCATTTTTCCCGACGGCAAGACTCCCTACTTCTTTTTCAAGTTGCAACGCCTCTGCCGCGTGAAGGGTTATCCCTTTCCAAACTTCATCACAGGTCATTTTGCAAAAACTCACCGCCTGTGTCGCGGTCAACATTAAATTCAAAGAGGGATTCGTCCCCGGATTATAATCCGTGGAGATGGCAACTTTGAGTCCCGCGTCAATCATCTTGCGCGCGGGGGCCGGTTTCACACCCAGAAAAAAACTGGCACCCGGGAGTACAACAGCAACCGTGTTAGTTTTTTTTAACGCGGCAATCCCCTCTTCCGAGATATTTTCGAGATGATCCGCACTCACGGCTTTAAGTTTAACCGCAAGCTCTGCTCCCTTTCCCGGTGTCAACTGATCCACATGAAGTTTACATTCCATTTTATATTTTTTTGCCGCTTCGATAATTTGAGTCGCTTCTTCCGGAGAGAAAGCTCCTTCTTCAACAAACACATCACAAAATTTGATGATCCCCAGCTTCGCCACGGCTGGAAGCATTTCCATAACCAGTAAATGAACATAATCCAGACGTCTGTTTTTAAATTCTTCCGGGAAAGTGTGCGCTCCCATAAACGTCGGAACAATCGTTAATGGAAATTCACGCTGTAATTTTTGAACAACTTGCAGAATTTTAATTTCGGTATCAATATCCAAACCGTAACCACTTTTAATTTCAATCGCCGTCGTTCCAAAAAACAAAGCTTCCTGAAGACGTTTCGCCGAAATTTCGTAGAGTTCATCAAAAGAAACAGCGCGTGTTGATTGAACGGTGGAAAGAATACCATCACCGGCAGACGCAATCTCCAAATAGTTTTTCCCTTCCGCGCGCATTGCATACTCTTTTTGCCTATATCTCGCGTGAACAAGATGGGTATGGCAGTCCACCAACCCCGGGGTTACCACCGTTTGCTGGCAGTCAAATATTTCCCTTGAAGCGGGAGCTTGTGAGGCATATCCGAGCCATTTTATTTTTCCCGATTCAATTTGAAGCGCGGCATTTTCAACAACGCCCGATGAAATCGTCACGAGCCTGGAAATATTAGTCAGTAACATTGGGAATTTTTACACCTTTCTCTTTGGCAACATGGATGGCTTCTTCATAGCCGGCATCAGCATGACGGATCACACCCATGGCTGGATCAGATTTCAAAACGCGTTCCAATTTTTCCGCCTGTTCCGCAGTTCCATCCGCAACAATCACCTGACCTGCGTGAAGACTGTATCCCATTCCTACACCACCGCCCTGATGAAACGAAACCCAACTCGCCCCATTCACTGCGTTCACAAGAGCATTCAAGATGGGCCAATCGGCAACGGCATCACTGCCATCTTTCATCATTTCTGTTTCACGATTGGGACTGGCTACAGAGCCACAATCCAGATGATCGCGTCCAATTACAATTGGAGCTTTAACTTTTCCTTTCGCCACGAGCTCATTGAAAAGAAGTCCGGCTTTGTCACGCTCTCCATAACCCAACCAACAAATGCGCGCGGGCAAACCTTGGAAATGAATTTTCTTGGAGGCCAGCGTTAACCAGCGTTTCAAAGAGGGATTCTCCGGAAATAATTTTAAAAGAGCCGCATCCGTGACGGCGATATCTTGCGGATCTCCCGATAGAGCAACCCATCGAAAGGGACCCTTTCCTTCACAAAATAAAGGACGAATATAAGCGGGAACAAAACCGGGAAAATCGAAAGCATTTTTTACGCCTGCAAGTTTCGCCTGCGCACGAATATTATTTCCGTAATCAAAAACGGGGATTCCTTGGTTTTGAAAAGCAAGCATCGCAGAGACCTGTTCTCCCATCGCCCGATAGGATTCCTTTTGATATTTTTCCGGATTTTTTTTGCGAAGTAGAAGGGCTTCTTCAAGACTCATGCGATTTGGGACATAACCATATAAAGGATCGTGAGCGGATGTTTGATCGGTTACTAGATCGGGTTTAATTTTTCGACGAACCAGTTCAGCGTAAATATCTGCGGCGTTTCCACAAAGACCAATTGAGAGGGCCTCTTTGACTTTGCAAGCGGTATGCACTAATTTCAGAGCCTCATCTAAATTATCCACAGCCTTGTCTAAGTAACCGGTTTTTAAACGTTTTTCAATCCGTTCAGGGTCGACCTCCACGCCTAAAAAAATCGCATCGTTCATCAAAGCGGCCAGAGGTTGGGCTCCTCCCATACCTCCCAATCCCCCCGACAAAATCCATTTTCCTTTGAGATCGCCCTGATAATGTTTATTGCCGGCGGCCGCGAAAGTTTCGTAAGTTCCCTGCAAAATTCCTTGCGTGCCGATGTAAATCCAAGAGCCGGCCGTCATCTGGCCGTACATCACTAAACCTTTTTTCTCCAATTCCCAAAAATGTTCCCACGTCGCCCATTTTCCAACAAGATTGCTGTTAGCAATCAAAACGCGCGGCGCACCCGGATGCGTTTGGATCACTCCAACTGGTTTTCCCGATTGCACCAATAAAGTTTCTTCGTTCGACAATTTTTTTAAGCAGGAAATAATTTGATGATAGCATTCCCAATTGCGAACTGCTTTGCCACGCCCACCATACACCACCAGATCTTCGGGGCGCTCCGCCACTTCAGGGTCAAGATTATTCATGAGCAGGCGCATCGCGGCTTCTTGCGCCCAACCTTTGCATGTTTTTTGATTTCCGCGCGGTGCGCGAATGATTGCAGTCATAGCTCTATCCTTGTTTTTGGCTGTCTAGCATGTTAACCAGAGAGCCACAATTAGGAATTCAAGGAGGTGGGATGACATCTTTTTCAGTGAGCAAAGCGAACGTGAGGGGGAGGCTCCAATGGCTTTGCCGTTGGAGGGGGCGACGCAAGCCCCTATGATAGAAACTTTGGAAAAAGGACTCGGCAGTATCAGTGACTGGGTTTGGGGACCGCCCCTTTTGATCCTGCTTGTGGGAACTCACCTCTTCCTGACTTTTCGATTGCGTTTTATTCAACGCTACCTTTTTAAAGCAATAAAAATTTCGTTCCAGCGCAAACGCGAAGGAGAAGGAGATATCAGTCAGTTTGGCGCGCTGATGACGGCCCTTGCCGCAACGATCGGCACCGGAAATATTGTTGGCGTCGCCACCGCTGTTGCCGCCGGAGGACCCGGCGCGGTTCTTTGGATGTGGCTCACCGGCGTTTTTGGTATCGCCACAAAATATGGCGAAGCCCTGCTTTCAGTGGAGTACCGCGTAAAAGATTCGTTTGGCACGATGTGTGGCGGCCCAATGTACGTGCTAGAGAGAGGATTGAAAGCAAAGTGGCTGGGAATTCTCTTTGCACTTTTTACCGCTGTTGCCGCGTTTGGGATTGGCAACATGGTTCAGGCAAATTCCATTTCTTCGCTTTTGTTTGAGACATATCATCTCTCACCGTGGATTTCTGGAGGTGCAATGACAATCCTGACGGCGGTGGTAATTTTGGGTGGAATTAAATCGATTGCCCGTTTTTGCGAATTTTTGGTTCCGTTCATGGCAATTTTTTATGTGTTGGGGTGTATCTATCTTCTTTGGTTACATGCCGAAACATTGCCGACCACGGTGATTCTCATTTTTAAATCTGCATTCACCGGACAAGCGGCTCTTGGAGGTTTCCTTGGAGCCGGTGTGCGTGAAGCGATGCGCTTCGGAATCGCTCGCGGACTTTTTTCAAACGAAGCAGGTTTGGGCTCTGCCCCGATTGTCGCCGCCGCCGCACAGACAAAAAATCCGGTGCGACAAGCGTTAGTCTCTTCCACCGGTGTCTTCTGGGATACGGTGGTAGTTTGCGCCATAACGGGTCTCGTCGTGGTCAACAGCGGTGATTGGTCTCAAGGTCTGAAAGGGGCCGCGCTGACCAAAACCGCTTTCAGTCATATTCCTATCATTGGCCCAACCATTTTATCGGTTGGCCTTCTGACCTTTGTCTTTTCAACGATTCTGGGCTGGTCGTACTACGGGGAAAAAGCGATGGAATATCTTTTCGGCACTAAAATGATCAAACCGTATCGCTGTTTATGGGTTGTCGCGGTGATGGTTGGTTCCGTTGCCACCCTTCCGATGGTCTGGTCCTTTGCCGATATCGCCAACGGCATGATGGCCATCCCCAATTTGATTTCACTGATCGCCCTAAACGGCGTCATCGTTAAAATCACGCGAAAATATTTATGGGAGAAAAGAAACGGATAATTTTTTCTTTTTTATTTGGGGTTTTTTCTTTCGGGGATTTGTTTTAAGAGCGGCTTTATAAACCTCCATTGCTTTGGGCAAAAGTTTTTTGAGATTTTTGGCGCGTTCTCCACTGGAGGGATGGGAGGCAAAGATACTGGTTTTGTCATTTTTGGATTCTTTAGCGGCCCGCTCCCAAAGATTTACAGCCGCCTGCGGATTGTAACCGGCGGCCGCCATGTATATGATTCCAATCGCATCGGCTTCCGATTCATTTTTGCGACTGTAACTGGGCAGGTAAACATTGAGGCCGCCGTAAAAAATTTGCTGAAACAGATCGGAACCCGCCGGAGATCCCGCCTCCGTGATGATGGCTGATGCCACGGCTCCCGCCATTTGAAATGTGGTCGCTTTGCTGATTGTTTCTGTCACATGTCTGGCGGTGGCGTGGGCAATTTCATGTGCCAACACGGCGGCCAACTCGTCTTCGTTCCCTTCTTGAACCAAACCTTTACGGGGTTGCCAAAGACCCGTGTAGACCATCATTTTTCCCCCGGGTGCACACCACGCATTAACAATATCGACATCGGCAAGATGAACTTCGTAGGGAAGCGTCGGGATGTGGGAAACCGCCGCAATTTTTTTGACAATCTTTCGGATCCTCTGCAACTCCGTTGAATCCGCTTCCATGTCGATACTCTTGTCGTTTTGTTTGAGGGATTTAAGCTGTTGGGCCATGACATAATTGCCCAATTCAATATCGGAGCTTAGGGAATAATAATTGAGAGTGCTTTTGCCGGTGACGTAGTCCTTGGCACACCCACTAAGAGAGAGGGCAGAAAAAATCAGAAGGAATCCAATAGTCAAGGCCGGCTTGGCCGG
Coding sequences within:
- a CDS encoding imidazolonepropionase produces the protein MLLTNISRLVTISSGVVENAALQIESGKIKWLGYASQAPASREIFDCQQTVVTPGLVDCHTHLVHARYRQKEYAMRAEGKNYLEIASAGDGILSTVQSTRAVSFDELYEISAKRLQEALFFGTTAIEIKSGYGLDIDTEIKILQVVQKLQREFPLTIVPTFMGAHTFPEEFKNRRLDYVHLLVMEMLPAVAKLGIIKFCDVFVEEGAFSPEEATQIIEAAKKYKMECKLHVDQLTPGKGAELAVKLKAVSADHLENISEEGIAALKKTNTVAVVLPGASFFLGVKPAPARKMIDAGLKVAISTDYNPGTNPSLNLMLTATQAVSFCKMTCDEVWKGITLHAAEALQLEKEVGSLAVGKNADLILWGAPDENYPIYRYGRKSSRHIFIKGKKC
- a CDS encoding M48 family metallopeptidase, which produces MKQAFIIGLRKLFEFASRPAKPALTIGFLLIFSALSLSGCAKDYVTGKSTLNYYSLSSDIELGNYVMAQQLKSLKQNDKSIDMEADSTELQRIRKIVKKIAAVSHIPTLPYEVHLADVDIVNAWCAPGGKMMVYTGLWQPRKGLVQEGNEDELAAVLAHEIAHATARHVTETISKATTFQMAGAVASAIITEAGSPAGSDLFQQIFYGGLNVYLPSYSRKNESEADAIGIIYMAAAGYNPQAAVNLWERAAKESKNDKTSIFASHPSSGERAKNLKKLLPKAMEVYKAALKTNPRKKKPQIKKKKLSVSFLP
- a CDS encoding formimidoylglutamase — its product is MKPPSIRPGDSKLFQRVCFWEKGRIPSKSFAIIGVPDDRGVAIGKGRPGAKKGPDAIRKELYKMTLGAKGELEKIRLYDLGNLKIAKTQKETYQKLSDVVFKLLKQDIFPIILGGGHDLSFGSLSGFARQFPKGGIINIDPHLDCRPPERNGKYSSGSAFWQILSTTKFSGKNLCEFGFCTDCNSKKHRDFLKKKRALLVPWPGNFKKTLQKFAENKKAFALSFDIDSVDCTEAPGVSAINPAGFSGREALDFVKLAVKTHKLRLFEVMETNPRFDPDHRTAKLAARLIYELLIDSVK
- the hutU gene encoding urocanate hydratase, which produces MTAIIRAPRGNQKTCKGWAQEAAMRLLMNNLDPEVAERPEDLVVYGGRGKAVRNWECYHQIISCLKKLSNEETLLVQSGKPVGVIQTHPGAPRVLIANSNLVGKWATWEHFWELEKKGLVMYGQMTAGSWIYIGTQGILQGTYETFAAAGNKHYQGDLKGKWILSGGLGGMGGAQPLAALMNDAIFLGVEVDPERIEKRLKTGYLDKAVDNLDEALKLVHTACKVKEALSIGLCGNAADIYAELVRRKIKPDLVTDQTSAHDPLYGYVPNRMSLEEALLLRKKNPEKYQKESYRAMGEQVSAMLAFQNQGIPVFDYGNNIRAQAKLAGVKNAFDFPGFVPAYIRPLFCEGKGPFRWVALSGDPQDIAVTDAALLKLFPENPSLKRWLTLASKKIHFQGLPARICWLGYGERDKAGLLFNELVAKGKVKAPIVIGRDHLDCGSVASPNRETEMMKDGSDAVADWPILNALVNAVNGASWVSFHQGGGVGMGYSLHAGQVIVADGTAEQAEKLERVLKSDPAMGVIRHADAGYEEAIHVAKEKGVKIPNVTD
- a CDS encoding sodium:alanine symporter family protein; translation: MIETLEKGLGSISDWVWGPPLLILLVGTHLFLTFRLRFIQRYLFKAIKISFQRKREGEGDISQFGALMTALAATIGTGNIVGVATAVAAGGPGAVLWMWLTGVFGIATKYGEALLSVEYRVKDSFGTMCGGPMYVLERGLKAKWLGILFALFTAVAAFGIGNMVQANSISSLLFETYHLSPWISGGAMTILTAVVILGGIKSIARFCEFLVPFMAIFYVLGCIYLLWLHAETLPTTVILIFKSAFTGQAALGGFLGAGVREAMRFGIARGLFSNEAGLGSAPIVAAAAQTKNPVRQALVSSTGVFWDTVVVCAITGLVVVNSGDWSQGLKGAALTKTAFSHIPIIGPTILSVGLLTFVFSTILGWSYYGEKAMEYLFGTKMIKPYRCLWVVAVMVGSVATLPMVWSFADIANGMMAIPNLISLIALNGVIVKITRKYLWEKRNG